In Streptomyces canus, one DNA window encodes the following:
- the ilvN gene encoding acetolactate synthase small subunit: MSKHTLSVLVENTPGILARIAALFSRRGFNIDSLAVGVTEHPEISRITIVVNVIEELPLEQVTKQLNKLVNVLKIVELEPGSAVQRELVLVKVRADNETRSQIVEIVQLFRAKTVDVSPEAVTIEATGSGEKLSAMLKMLEPFGIKELVQSGTIAIGRGARSITDRSLRALDRSA; this comes from the coding sequence ATGTCCAAGCACACGCTCTCCGTCCTGGTGGAGAACACCCCCGGCATCCTCGCCCGGATCGCCGCCCTGTTCTCCCGCCGCGGCTTCAACATCGACTCGCTCGCGGTCGGTGTCACCGAGCACCCCGAGATCTCCCGGATCACCATCGTGGTCAACGTGATCGAGGAACTGCCGCTGGAGCAGGTGACCAAGCAGCTCAACAAGCTCGTCAACGTGCTGAAGATCGTCGAGCTGGAACCCGGCTCGGCCGTTCAGCGCGAACTCGTTCTGGTGAAGGTGCGCGCCGACAACGAGACGCGTTCCCAGATCGTCGAGATCGTCCAGCTGTTCCGTGCCAAGACCGTCGACGTCTCCCCGGAGGCCGTCACGATCGAGGCCACCGGCAGCGGCGAGAAGCTGTCCGCGATGCTGAAGATGCTGGAGCCCTTCGGCATCAAGGAGCTGGTCCAGTCGGGCACCATCGCGATCGGCCGCGGCGCCCGTTCGATCACGGACCGCTCGCTGCGCGCGCTCGACCGCAGCGCATAG
- the ilvC gene encoding ketol-acid reductoisomerase has product MAELFYDADADLSIIQGRKVAVIGYGSQGHAHALSLRDSGVDVRVGLHEGSKSKAKAEEQGLRVVTPSEAAAEADVIMILVPDPIQAQVYEESIKDNLNDGDALFFGHGLNIRFDFIKPPANVDVCMVAPKGPGHLVRRQYEEGRGVPCIAAVEQDATGNAFALALSYAKGIGGTRAGVIKTTFTEETETDLFGEQAVLCGGTAALVKAGFETLTEAGYQPEIAYFECLHELKLIVDLMYEGGLEKMRWSISETAEWGDYVTGPRIITDATKAEMKKVLAEIQDGTFAREWMAEYHGGLKKYNEYKKQDSEHLLETTGKQLRKLMSWVDEEA; this is encoded by the coding sequence GTGGCCGAGCTGTTCTACGACGCCGACGCCGACCTGTCCATCATCCAGGGCCGCAAGGTCGCGGTCATCGGTTACGGCAGCCAGGGCCACGCCCACGCGCTGTCGCTCCGTGACTCGGGTGTCGACGTGCGTGTCGGTCTGCACGAGGGCTCCAAGTCCAAGGCCAAGGCCGAGGAGCAGGGCCTGCGCGTGGTGACGCCGTCCGAGGCCGCCGCCGAGGCCGACGTCATCATGATCCTGGTCCCGGACCCGATCCAGGCCCAGGTCTACGAGGAGTCCATCAAGGACAACCTGAACGACGGCGACGCGCTGTTCTTCGGCCACGGCCTGAACATCCGCTTCGACTTCATCAAGCCCCCGGCGAACGTCGACGTCTGCATGGTCGCCCCCAAGGGCCCGGGCCACCTCGTCCGTCGCCAGTACGAGGAGGGCCGCGGCGTTCCGTGTATCGCGGCCGTCGAGCAGGACGCGACCGGCAACGCCTTCGCGCTCGCGCTGTCGTACGCCAAGGGCATCGGCGGCACCCGCGCCGGCGTCATCAAGACGACCTTCACCGAGGAGACCGAGACCGACCTGTTCGGTGAGCAGGCCGTTCTCTGCGGTGGTACGGCCGCGCTGGTCAAGGCCGGTTTCGAGACGCTGACCGAGGCCGGCTACCAGCCGGAGATCGCGTACTTCGAGTGCCTGCACGAGCTGAAGCTCATCGTCGACCTCATGTACGAGGGCGGCCTGGAGAAGATGCGCTGGTCGATCTCCGAGACCGCCGAGTGGGGCGACTACGTCACCGGCCCGCGGATCATCACGGACGCCACCAAGGCCGAGATGAAGAAGGTCCTCGCCGAGATCCAGGACGGCACCTTCGCCCGTGAGTGGATGGCCGAGTACCACGGCGGTCTGAAGAAGTACAACGAGTACAAGAAGCAGGACTCCGAGCACCTGCTGGAGACCACCGGCAAGCAGCTGCGCAAGCTGATGAGCTGGGTCGACGAGGAGGCGTAA
- a CDS encoding acetolactate synthase large subunit gives MTEQATGAHPQPRPRSGGQQSAPEHVTGAQSLIRSLEEVGAETVFGIPGGAILPAYDPLMDSTRVRHVLVRHEQGAGHAATGYAQATGKVGVCMATSGPGATNLVTPIADAHMDSVPLVAITGQVASKAIGTDAFQEADIVGITMPITKHNFLVTKAEDIPRVIAQAFHIASTGRPGPVLVDIAKDALQAKTTFSWPPVMDLPGYRPVTKPHAKQIREGAKLITQAKRPVLYVGGGVIKAGATAELKVLAELTGAPVTTTLMGLGAFPDSHPLHVGMPGMHGSVTAVTALQKADLIVALGTRFDDRVTGKLDSFAPHAKIVHADIDPAEIGKNRAADVPIVGDAREVIADLVQAVQKEHSEGHKGDYSAWWKDLSRWRENYPLGYDLPADGSLSPQQVIERVGQLAPEGTIFAAGVGQHQMWSAHFIQYEKPATWLNSGGAGTMGYAVPAAMGAKAGMPGNTVWAIDGDGCFQMTNQELTTCALNNIPIKVAIINNGALGMVRQWQTLFYNQRYSNTVLHSGPEDINPDAKGTRVPDFVKLSEAMGCVGLRCERPEDLDKVIEEANSINDRPVVVDFIVHEDAMVWPMVAAGTSNDTILAARDVRPDFGDNEDD, from the coding sequence ATGACCGAGCAGGCCACCGGGGCCCATCCGCAGCCGCGGCCCCGATCCGGAGGACAGCAGTCCGCCCCCGAGCACGTGACGGGCGCGCAGTCCCTCATCCGCTCTCTCGAGGAGGTCGGCGCCGAGACGGTATTCGGCATTCCCGGCGGTGCCATCCTTCCGGCGTACGACCCGCTGATGGACTCCACCCGGGTGCGGCACGTCCTGGTCCGTCACGAGCAGGGCGCGGGCCACGCGGCCACCGGTTACGCGCAGGCCACCGGCAAGGTCGGCGTCTGCATGGCGACCTCGGGCCCCGGTGCCACCAACCTGGTCACCCCGATCGCGGACGCCCACATGGACTCGGTGCCGCTCGTGGCGATCACCGGGCAGGTGGCCTCCAAGGCGATCGGCACGGACGCCTTCCAGGAGGCGGACATCGTCGGCATCACCATGCCGATCACCAAGCACAACTTCCTCGTCACCAAGGCCGAGGACATCCCGCGCGTCATCGCGCAGGCCTTCCACATCGCCTCCACCGGCCGCCCCGGCCCGGTCCTGGTCGACATCGCCAAGGACGCCCTCCAGGCGAAGACGACGTTCTCCTGGCCGCCCGTCATGGACCTGCCCGGCTACCGCCCCGTGACCAAGCCGCACGCCAAGCAGATCCGCGAAGGCGCCAAGCTGATCACCCAGGCCAAGCGGCCCGTCCTCTACGTCGGCGGCGGTGTCATCAAGGCGGGCGCCACCGCCGAGCTGAAGGTCCTCGCAGAACTCACCGGAGCCCCCGTCACCACCACCCTGATGGGGCTCGGCGCATTCCCCGACAGCCACCCGCTGCACGTGGGAATGCCGGGCATGCACGGTTCGGTCACCGCCGTCACCGCGCTGCAGAAGGCCGACCTGATCGTCGCCCTCGGTACCCGCTTCGACGACCGCGTCACCGGCAAGCTGGACAGCTTCGCCCCGCACGCCAAGATCGTCCACGCCGACATCGACCCGGCCGAGATCGGCAAGAACCGTGCCGCCGACGTGCCGATCGTCGGGGACGCCCGCGAGGTCATCGCCGACCTGGTCCAGGCCGTCCAGAAGGAACACAGCGAGGGCCACAAGGGCGACTACAGCGCCTGGTGGAAGGACCTGTCCCGCTGGCGCGAGAACTACCCGCTCGGCTACGACCTGCCCGCCGACGGCTCGCTCTCCCCGCAGCAGGTCATCGAGCGGGTCGGACAGCTCGCCCCCGAGGGCACGATCTTCGCGGCGGGCGTCGGCCAGCACCAGATGTGGTCCGCGCACTTCATCCAGTACGAGAAGCCCGCCACCTGGCTGAACTCCGGCGGCGCCGGAACCATGGGCTACGCGGTCCCGGCCGCGATGGGCGCCAAGGCCGGAATGCCGGGCAACACCGTCTGGGCGATCGACGGCGACGGCTGCTTCCAGATGACCAACCAGGAACTGACCACCTGCGCCCTGAACAACATCCCGATCAAGGTCGCCATCATCAACAACGGCGCCCTCGGGATGGTCCGCCAGTGGCAGACCCTCTTCTACAACCAGCGGTACTCCAACACCGTGCTGCACAGCGGTCCCGAGGACATCAACCCGGACGCCAAGGGCACGCGCGTGCCGGACTTCGTGAAGCTGTCCGAGGCGATGGGCTGCGTGGGCCTGCGCTGTGAGCGCCCGGAGGACCTGGACAAGGTCATCGAAGAGGCGAACTCCATCAACGACCGCCCCGTCGTCGTCGACTTCATCGTCCACGAGGACGCGATGGTGTGGCCGATGGTCGCCGCCGGCACCTCGAACGACACGATCCTGGCCGCCCGGGACGTCCGCCCCGACTTCGGCGACAACGAAGACGACTGA